The Primulina eburnea isolate SZY01 chromosome 13, ASM2296580v1, whole genome shotgun sequence genome includes a region encoding these proteins:
- the LOC140810054 gene encoding tyrosine-sulfated glycopeptide receptor 1-like produces MLFNPSSCLSLQNHHNHFLNVVLIIASVISSCYGSCNELDLDSLSLFNISVSAAPPLDWSVSADCCVWEGVGCDSSSGRVTSLWLPSRGLVGTIPTSILNLSSLSLLGLSHNGLSGPLPDGFFSSFNRLRVVDLSLNRLTGELALSDKLPAGIQVFNLSSNHFLGRIRSSFFQAQGSSLRSFDVSNNGFFGSIPSDVCGFSRSLQRIDFSNNEFAGAIPRGFGLCSNLVSLRAGFNNFSGEVPHDVFGLSALEELSFPGNRLSGYIDEKITQLNKLRILELYGNLFTGMIPENIGRLSNLEVLKLHINRLNGTIPSSLTNCTKLTTLYLRVNFLEGEISTFDFSRFLQLRSVDLGNNNFSGGLPERLFQCKTLVALRLATNSLSGEISPSITALQNLSFVSLSNNSLTNISGALTILQGCKNLKTLTLSMNFYHEALPDAENFTSSDGFQNIQVLALGGNAFTGVIPKWLIKLAKVEVLDLSHNNLTGSIPSWVGSFQNLFYLDLSFNQLSGYFPMEFTTLRRLASQKNWDEIDSSYLELPVFVQPYNASNQQYNQLTNLPPALYLGNNSLFGTIPLEIGQLKFIVTLDLSNNSFSGSIPDTISNLTNLEKLDLSGNQLSGQIPASLRNLHFLSFFSVAYNNLEGPIPTGGQFDTFPNSSFEGNPGLCGRVKSCSGQSDTTSNSTNRSGISKKTIVLLTLVICTTIFTLSLISFWVFSKRKIQPRDTSERNDLETVSFNSSGVFPRVSEDNSIVILFDNSKKKIEDLTISDILKATDDFNQSNIIGCGGFGLVYRAILADGTKLAIKKLSGDMGLMEREFKAEVEALSTAQHENLVTLLGYSMHAGFRLLIYPYMEKGSLDYWLHEKPDGASQLNWPIRLKIAQGASYGVAYMHQICEPHIIHRDLKSSNILLDHNFEARVADFGLARMILPYRTHVTTELVGTLGYIPPEYSQSWIATLRGDIYSFGIVLLELLTGKRPVELFRPKKSRELVAWVHQLRNEGKQEEIFDPLLKGKDFEQEMLRVLDVACMCVNQNPMKRPTIREVVDWLENVGSRQQTCTS; encoded by the coding sequence ATGCTCTTCAATCCTTCTTCCTGCTTATCtcttcaaaatcatcataaccATTTCTTGAATGTAGTGCTGATTATAGCATCCGTGATCAGTTCTTGCTATGGATCCTGTAATGAGCTTGATCTCGATTCTTTGTCATTGTTCAACATCAGTGTCTCCGCTGCGCCTCCTTTGGATTGGTCTGTTTCGGCTGATTGCTGTGTTTGGGAAGGTGTTGGCTGTGACAGCAGCTCTGGTAGGGTCACCAGTTTGTGGTTGCCATCCAGAGGACTAGTGGGCACCATACCTACTTCTATTCTCAATCTTTCCTCTCTTTCTCTGCTCGGTCTCTCTCACAATGGGCTCTCTGGGCCTCTTCCAGATGGGTTTTTCTCATCCTTTAACCGGCTCCGGGTTGTCGATTTGAGCCTTAATCGGCTCACGGGAGAGTTGGCTCTGTCGGATAAGTTGCCTGCTGGGATTCAGGTGTTCAATCTTTCCAGCAACCACTTCCTTGGGAGGATTCGGTCTTCTTTTTTCCAGGCGCAGGGGTCGAGCTTGAGGAGTTTTGATGTCAGCAACAACGGCTTCTTCGGATCTATTCCTTCGGATGTTTGTGGTTTTTCCCGCTCGCTCCAGAGGATTGATTTCTCCAACAATGAGTTTGCGGGCGCTATACCACGAGGTTTCGGCTTGTGCTCGAATCTGGTGAGTCTACGGGCGGGTTTCAACAATTTCTCTGGCGAGGTGCCGCATGATGTTTTTGGGTTGTCGGCATTGGAGGAGCTGTCCTTCCCGGGCAATAGGCTATCTGGATATATTGATGAAAAGATTACCCAGCTCAACAAGCTCAGAATCCTGGAATTGTATGGTAATCTCTTCACAGGGATGATTCCTGAGAACATTGGGAGGCTCTCCAACTTGGAGGTGCTGAAGCTTCACATAAACAGGCTCAATGGCACAATTCCTTCTTCGCTCACGAATTGCACGAAACTGACAACACTGTATTTAAGGGTCAACTTCCTGGAAGGTGAGATTTCCACTTTTGATTTCTCTAGATTTTTGCAGCTAAGGTCAGTTGATCTGGGCAACAATAACTTCAGCGGGGGCTTGCCGGAGAGGCTCTTCCAGTGCAAAACACTCGTCGCGCTTAGGCTGGCAACTAACTCGCTAAGTGGAGAGATTTCTCCCAGTATAACGGCTTTGCAGAATCTGTCATTTGTCTCCCTTTCTAACAACAGCCTAACCAATATATCAGGTGCATTAACGATCCTACAAGGCTGCAAGAACCTCAAAACACTGACCCTCTCCATGAATTTCTATCATGAAGCACTGCCTGATGCTGAGAACTTCACCAGCTCAGACGGGTTTCAAAATATCCAGGTATTGGCTTTGGGTGGGAATGCATTCACTGGTGTAATTCCAAAGTGGCTAATCAAGCTAGCGAAGGTCGAGGTTCTTGATCTTTCGCATAACAACCTAACGGGCTCTATTCCGAGTTGGGTTGGAAGTTTCCAAAACCTTTTCTACTTGGATTTATCATTCAACCAACTTTCAGGATACTTCCCGATGGAATTTACTACATTGAGAAGGCTGGCATCCCAGAAAAATTGGGATGAAATCGACAGCAGTTACTTAGAGTTGCCTGTGTTTGTTCAGCCATATAATGCCTCCAACCAGCAATACAATCAACTCACAAACTTACCACCTGCTTTATATCTCGGTAATAACAGTTTATTCGGTACTATCCCGTTAGAGATTGGTCAATTGAAGTTTATAGTAACCTTGGATCTTAGCAATAACAGTTTTTCTGGCAGCATTCCGGACACGATATCTAATCTTACAAACTTGGAGAAACTGGACCTCTCAGGAAACCAACTTTCCGGCCAAATCCCCGCTTCGCTTCGAAATCTCCATTTCTTATCTTTCTTCAGTGTTGCATACAATAATCTTGAAGGTCCCATACCCACAGGGGGGCAGTTCGACACATTTCCTAATTCAAGCTTTGAAGGGAACCCGGGGTTGTGTGGTCGGGTGAAGTCTTGCTCTGGTCAATCGGACACTACGAGTAATTCAACAAATCGGAGCGGGATAAGCAAGAAAACCATTGTTTTACTGACCCTTGTGATTTGTACAACTATTTTTACTCTGAGTCTTATATCATTCTGGGTCTTTTCGAAGAGAAAAATCCAACCGAGAGATACATCAGAAAGAAACGATCTAGAGACAGTGTCCTTCAACTCGTCTGGAGTATTTCCCAGGGTTAGTGAGGACAATAGCATAGTCATATTGTTTGACAACAGTAAGAAAAAAATAGAGGATCTAACGATAAGTGATATCTTGAAAGCCACAGATGATTTCAATCAATCAAATATAATCGGTTGTGGAGGTTTCGGCTTGGTATACAGAGCGATTTTGGCGGATGGCACTAAACTGGCAATCAAGAAGCTTTCTGGAGACATGGGTTTGATGGAAAGGGAGTTTAAAGCGGAGGTGGAAGCATTATCGACAGCCCAACACGAGAACCTTGTTACTTTGTTAGGTTACTCTATGCATGCCGGATTTAGATTGCTGATATATCCTTATATGGAGAAAGGGAGCCTGGACTACTGGTTGCATGAAAAACCTGATGGAGCATCCCAACTTAACTGGCCAATACGACTGAAGATTGCTCAAGGGGCTAGTTATGGAGTAGCTTACATGCACCAGATCTGTGAACCACACATCATTCACCGCGATCTGAAGTCCAGTAACATCCTTCTTGATCATAACTTCGAAGCTCGCGTGGCAGATTTTGGGTTGGCAAGAATGATTCTTCCATATCGGACTCATGTCACTACTGAATTGGTTGGTACCCTTGGTTACATCCCACCAGAGTACAGTCAATCCTGGATAGCCACATTAAGAGGTGATATTTACAGCTTTGGAATTGTCCTGCTTGAACTATTAACAGGCAAGAGACCTGTTGAGTTGTTCAGGCCCAAGAAGTCGAGAGAGTTGGTTGCATGGGTACATCAGTTGAGGAATGAAGGAAAACAGGAAGAAATCTTCGATCCCCTCCTCAAAGGCAAAGACTTTGAGCAAGAGATGCTGCGCGTTCTCGATGTCGCGTGCATGTGCGTAAACCAGAACCCCATGAAGAGGCCGACTATAAGAGAAGTGGTCGATTGGCTCGAGAATGTAGGGTCCCGGCAGCAGACTTGTACCAGCTAA